One part of the Bradyrhizobium sp. CB1650 genome encodes these proteins:
- a CDS encoding universal stress protein: protein MTYATVMVSLALDQPNDARLQVAGELAERFESAIVGIGAAQFPPPLYFTDGAEAQGVIDQGRASVERRLAKLEAQFRAATRNRGGHVEWRSATDFPARFILAQARCADIIVSGGQSPVFSDAFALASPKDLVMQAGRPLLVVPDKVNWLDLRSVLVAWKDTPEARRALADALPMLRKAGDVAVVEIPEGNDDRSAAMVRVRDVTAWLARHGITATARVCEPARNQSTGDQLGIVADDVGAGLIVAGAYGHSRFSELILGGVTEYLVTQSARCVLLSH, encoded by the coding sequence ATGACATACGCAACCGTGATGGTCAGCCTGGCGCTCGATCAGCCCAACGATGCGCGTCTTCAGGTCGCGGGCGAACTCGCCGAACGGTTCGAGTCTGCGATCGTCGGTATTGGGGCGGCGCAGTTCCCTCCGCCGCTCTACTTCACCGATGGCGCCGAGGCTCAGGGCGTGATCGATCAGGGCCGCGCGTCGGTCGAGCGGCGCCTTGCCAAACTCGAGGCGCAATTCCGCGCCGCGACCAGAAACCGCGGCGGTCATGTGGAGTGGCGTAGCGCCACGGATTTTCCGGCTCGGTTCATCCTGGCGCAGGCGCGCTGCGCTGACATCATCGTCAGCGGCGGGCAGAGCCCGGTCTTCTCCGATGCCTTCGCACTCGCGAGCCCCAAGGACCTGGTGATGCAGGCCGGCCGGCCGCTTCTGGTCGTGCCCGACAAGGTCAACTGGCTCGATCTGCGCAGCGTGCTCGTGGCGTGGAAGGACACGCCGGAAGCCCGGCGGGCACTCGCCGACGCGCTGCCGATGCTGCGCAAGGCCGGGGATGTCGCCGTCGTCGAAATTCCGGAAGGCAACGACGACCGTTCGGCCGCGATGGTGCGCGTCAGGGATGTCACCGCCTGGCTCGCCCGGCACGGCATCACCGCCACTGCGCGCGTCTGCGAACCGGCCAGGAACCAAAGCACGGGCGACCAATTGGGAATTGTTGCCGATGACGTCGGGGCCGGCCTGATCGTCGCGGGCGCCTACGGTCATTCGCGGTTCAGCGAGCTGATCCTCGGCGGCGTCACCGAATACCTCGTCACGCAATCCGCCCGCTGCGTGCTGCTGTCGCACTGA
- the fixL gene encoding sensor protein FixL, whose protein sequence is MSPTRVTHPQDDGRGEQFRVRIEGFGVGTWDLDLRTRDLRWSETARTLLGIARDQTASFELFLSRLAPDDRERVESAIKRASEHGGGLDVSFRVADASGRGHWIRARAGLIRDEAGAARHLSGILLDIDEEKQVEEALRTRETHLRSILETIPDAMIVIDGHGIIQLFSTAAERLFGWSEHEAIGQNVSILMPEPDRSRHDSYIARYRSTHDPHIIGIGRIVTGRRRDGTTFPMHLSIGEMQSGGEPFFTGFVRDLTEHQQTQARLQELQSELVHVSRLTAMGEMASALAHELNQPLAAISNYMKGSRRLLAGSSDPNTPKIESALDRAAEQALRAGQIIRRLRDFVSRGESEKRVESLSKLIEEAGALGLAGAREQNVQLRFTLDPDADFVLADRVQIQQVLVNLFRNALEAMAHSPRRELVVTNRHIADDMIEVEVSDTGSGFQDDVIPNLFQTFFTTKDTGMGVGLSISRSIIEAHGGRMWAESNASGGATFRFTLPAADEA, encoded by the coding sequence TTGTCGCCAACCCGCGTGACGCATCCGCAAGACGACGGTCGCGGCGAGCAATTCCGGGTCCGAATCGAGGGGTTCGGCGTCGGCACCTGGGATCTGGACCTTAGGACGCGCGATCTCCGCTGGTCGGAGACCGCCAGAACGCTGCTCGGCATCGCGCGGGATCAGACGGCGAGCTTTGAGCTGTTCCTGTCACGCCTCGCGCCCGATGACCGCGAGCGCGTCGAGAGCGCGATCAAGCGCGCGTCCGAGCATGGCGGCGGCTTGGACGTATCGTTCAGGGTTGCCGATGCCTCGGGCCGCGGACACTGGATCCGCGCCAGGGCGGGTCTCATTCGGGACGAAGCCGGCGCCGCGCGCCACCTCAGCGGCATCCTCCTCGACATCGACGAGGAGAAGCAGGTCGAGGAAGCGCTCCGCACCCGCGAGACCCACCTCCGTTCGATCCTCGAGACCATTCCCGATGCCATGATCGTCATCGACGGCCACGGCATCATCCAGCTCTTCAGCACCGCCGCCGAGCGCCTGTTCGGCTGGTCCGAGCATGAAGCGATCGGGCAGAACGTCAGTATCCTGATGCCGGAGCCGGACCGATCGCGCCATGACAGCTACATCGCCCGCTACCGCTCCACGCACGATCCGCATATCATCGGCATCGGTCGCATCGTGACCGGCAGACGCCGCGACGGCACCACTTTCCCGATGCATCTGTCGATCGGCGAGATGCAGTCGGGCGGAGAGCCCTTTTTCACCGGCTTCGTCCGCGATCTCACCGAGCATCAGCAGACTCAGGCGCGGCTCCAGGAGCTGCAATCCGAGCTGGTCCACGTCTCGCGGCTGACCGCGATGGGCGAAATGGCCTCCGCGCTCGCGCACGAGCTCAACCAGCCGCTGGCCGCGATCAGCAACTACATGAAGGGCTCGCGGCGCCTGCTTGCAGGCAGCAGCGATCCGAACACGCCGAAGATCGAGAGCGCGCTGGATCGCGCCGCGGAGCAGGCGCTGCGCGCCGGCCAGATCATCCGGCGGCTGCGTGACTTCGTCTCGCGCGGCGAGTCCGAGAAGCGGGTCGAGAGCCTGTCCAAGTTGATCGAGGAGGCCGGCGCACTCGGGCTTGCCGGCGCGCGTGAGCAGAACGTGCAGCTCCGCTTCACGCTCGATCCGGACGCCGATTTCGTGCTCGCCGACCGGGTGCAGATCCAGCAGGTGCTGGTGAATTTGTTCCGCAACGCGCTGGAAGCGATGGCGCATTCGCCGCGCCGCGAGCTGGTCGTCACCAACAGGCATATCGCCGACGACATGATCGAGGTGGAGGTGTCCGACACCGGCTCCGGTTTCCAGGATGACGTAATTCCAAATCTGTTTCAGACCTTCTTCACCACGAAGGACACAGGCATGGGCGTGGGATTGTCGATCAGCCGCTCGATCATCGAGGCTCACGGCGGCCGCATGTGGGCCGAGAGCAATGCATCGGGCGGCGCGACGTTCCGCTTCACCCTGCCGGCAGCCGACGAGGCTTGA
- the fixJ gene encoding response regulator FixJ, producing the protein MMTKGIVYVIDDDEAMRDSLNFLLDSSGFSVTLFDSAQAFLDALPGLAFGCVVSDVRMPGIDGIELLKRMKARQTPFPTLIMTGHGDVPLAVEAMKLGAVDFLEKPFEDERLTAMIESAIRQAAPAAKNEAIAQDIAARVASLSPRERQVMEGLVAGLSNKLIAREYDISPRTIEVYRANVMTKMQASSLSELVRLAMRAGLLND; encoded by the coding sequence ATGATGACCAAGGGAATTGTCTACGTTATCGACGACGACGAGGCGATGCGCGACTCGTTGAACTTCCTGCTGGATTCCTCCGGCTTCAGCGTCACGCTGTTCGACAGCGCGCAGGCGTTCCTTGACGCTCTGCCCGGCCTCGCCTTCGGCTGCGTCGTCTCCGACGTGCGTATGCCCGGAATAGATGGCATCGAGCTGCTGAAGCGGATGAAGGCCCGGCAAACCCCGTTTCCGACCCTGATCATGACCGGCCACGGCGACGTGCCGCTCGCGGTCGAGGCGATGAAGCTCGGTGCGGTCGACTTCCTCGAGAAGCCGTTCGAGGACGAGCGCCTCACCGCCATGATCGAATCGGCGATCCGCCAGGCGGCGCCGGCGGCCAAGAACGAGGCGATCGCGCAGGACATCGCCGCCCGCGTCGCCTCCTTGAGCCCGCGCGAGCGCCAGGTCATGGAGGGGCTGGTCGCAGGCCTCTCCAACAAGCTGATCGCCCGCGAATACGACATCAGCCCTCGCACCATCGAGGTGTACCGGGCCAATGTCATGACCAAGATGCAGGCGAGCAGCCTGTCGGAACTGGTTCGGCTGGCGATGCGCGCCGGGTTGCTCAATGATTGA